The following coding sequences lie in one Pseudomonas svalbardensis genomic window:
- a CDS encoding GNAT family N-acetyltransferase — MPLIELHAAHRDELETIENLMQFYMYDFSEWLPLKLGEHGFFNAQPKPGYWRNPATRPFLIKVDGELAGFVTVDDETHLHGAEYNIGYFFVSRRFRGQGVAKFVVSTLLSRFPGQWQIFHLDANQPARRFWARVLADLTHGEFTLHQLPIDGYPCTVYRFQTSLPSS, encoded by the coding sequence ATGCCCTTGATCGAACTGCACGCCGCCCACCGCGACGAACTGGAAACGATTGAAAACCTAATGCAGTTCTACATGTATGACTTCAGCGAGTGGCTGCCGCTGAAGCTCGGTGAGCATGGCTTCTTCAATGCCCAGCCCAAACCGGGTTACTGGCGCAACCCCGCAACCAGGCCGTTTCTGATCAAGGTCGACGGAGAATTGGCCGGTTTCGTGACGGTGGATGACGAAACCCATCTTCACGGCGCCGAGTACAACATCGGCTACTTCTTTGTCAGTCGACGCTTTCGTGGCCAAGGTGTGGCGAAGTTTGTCGTTTCCACCCTCTTGAGCCGGTTCCCCGGTCAATGGCAAATTTTCCATCTCGACGCGAATCAGCCTGCGCGGCGGTTCTGGGCCCGGGTCCTGGCCGATCTCACCCATGGCGAGTTCACCCTGCATCAGCTGCCGATAGACGGTTATCCCTGCACCGTTTACCGATTCCAGACATCGTTGCCATCGTCCTGA
- a CDS encoding aldehyde dehydrogenase family protein yields MSLALERLVAGTPIPFAGNRVSVVSPELAARFQPGDHLLVEQVSGELLLIPVADQQAAAIAIERAEAAFSAMAAVSDQAISEFFDRFAQRLENPDCWALIEAANLADIERAKARGRSTTRLLADERMRRDMIAGLRAWRDASATRGKVVSCIEHDGWKVEQVVSPLGIVAFVFEGRPNVFADAAGVLRTGNTAVLRIGSDALGTAQAIVTHALNPALSDAGLPTGAVSLVESVNHAAGWAMFADRRLSLAVARGSGRAVSQLGSIAQQAGTAVSLHGTGGAWLIADKDANAKRFAAVVRNSLDRKVCNTMNVCLIHRDRVVQLLPLFLDALQQAGTARGQGCKLHIVEGSEPYLPTDWQTASVEVYRAEGYQTEALAEPLPEDQLGREWEWEETPEVSLKIVDDLDSAIELFNRYSPQFTVSLISEDAAAQERFYNAVNAPFVGNGITRWVDGQYALNKPELGLSNWESGRLFARSAILSGDGVFTIRSRMTQTDLSVKR; encoded by the coding sequence ATGTCTCTTGCGCTCGAACGTCTAGTCGCTGGCACGCCTATCCCTTTCGCCGGGAATCGTGTCTCTGTGGTCAGCCCCGAATTGGCCGCGCGTTTTCAGCCCGGGGACCATTTGCTGGTGGAGCAGGTCAGCGGCGAATTGTTGCTGATTCCGGTGGCTGACCAGCAAGCGGCGGCCATTGCAATCGAGCGTGCCGAAGCGGCGTTCAGCGCAATGGCCGCGGTCTCCGATCAAGCCATCAGCGAGTTCTTTGATCGCTTCGCCCAACGCCTGGAAAACCCTGACTGCTGGGCCTTGATCGAAGCCGCCAACCTGGCCGACATCGAGCGGGCCAAGGCCCGTGGACGTTCCACCACGCGGCTTCTGGCGGATGAACGCATGCGCCGCGACATGATCGCCGGCCTCAGGGCCTGGCGCGATGCGTCGGCCACGCGCGGCAAAGTGGTCAGTTGCATCGAGCATGACGGTTGGAAAGTCGAGCAAGTGGTCTCGCCGCTCGGCATCGTCGCGTTCGTCTTCGAAGGGCGACCGAACGTCTTCGCCGACGCCGCCGGTGTGTTGCGTACGGGTAACACGGCGGTGTTGCGCATTGGTAGCGATGCGTTGGGCACGGCGCAAGCCATCGTCACCCACGCGCTGAATCCGGCACTGAGCGACGCCGGGTTGCCGACCGGCGCGGTGTCGCTGGTGGAAAGCGTCAATCACGCGGCCGGTTGGGCGATGTTCGCCGACCGGCGTCTGTCGCTGGCGGTGGCCCGTGGTTCGGGTCGCGCTGTCAGTCAATTGGGCAGCATCGCCCAGCAGGCCGGCACCGCCGTCAGCCTGCACGGCACCGGTGGCGCCTGGTTGATCGCCGACAAGGACGCCAATGCCAAGCGCTTTGCCGCGGTAGTGCGCAACTCGCTGGATCGCAAAGTCTGCAACACGATGAACGTCTGCCTGATTCACCGTGACCGTGTTGTGCAATTGCTGCCGCTGTTCCTCGACGCGCTGCAACAGGCCGGCACCGCACGCGGGCAGGGCTGCAAATTGCACATCGTCGAAGGCAGCGAGCCGTACTTGCCGACCGATTGGCAGACTGCCAGCGTTGAGGTGTACCGCGCCGAAGGCTATCAAACCGAAGCGTTGGCCGAACCGCTGCCCGAGGATCAGTTGGGCCGGGAGTGGGAATGGGAAGAAACCCCAGAAGTCAGCCTGAAGATTGTCGATGACCTGGACAGCGCCATCGAGTTGTTCAATCGCTATAGCCCGCAATTCACCGTGTCGTTGATCAGTGAAGATGCCGCGGCTCAGGAACGCTTCTACAACGCGGTCAACGCACCTTTTGTCGGCAACGGGATTACCCGCTGGGTCGACGGACAGTACGCGCTGAACAAGCCGGAACTGGGGCTTTCGAACTGGGAGAGCGGTCGTCTGTTTGCTCGCAGTGCGATTCTCTCGGGAGATGGGGTGTTCACGATCCGCAGTCGCATGACCCAGACGGATCTGTCGGTCAAACGCTGA
- the cynS gene encoding cyanase, with amino-acid sequence MQQSHAYNDPSLALTTSILDAKARKNLSWQDLTDGTGLGLAYVTAALLGQHPLPESAAKVIGEKLDLDADTVARLQIIPLRGSLSGVPTDPTIYRFYEMIQIYGTTLKALVHEQFGDGIISAINFKLDMKKVEDPEGGSRAVITLDGKFLPLRPF; translated from the coding sequence ATGCAACAATCCCACGCTTACAACGACCCAAGCCTGGCCCTGACCACGTCGATCCTCGATGCAAAAGCGCGCAAAAACCTGTCCTGGCAGGACCTGACCGACGGCACCGGTCTCGGCCTGGCCTACGTCACTGCCGCCCTGCTCGGTCAGCACCCGCTGCCGGAAAGCGCCGCCAAAGTGATTGGCGAGAAACTGGACCTGGACGCCGACACCGTGGCCCGCCTGCAGATCATCCCGTTGCGCGGCAGCCTCTCGGGTGTCCCAACCGATCCGACCATCTACCGCTTCTACGAAATGATCCAGATTTACGGCACCACCTTGAAAGCCCTGGTTCATGAGCAATTCGGCGACGGCATCATCAGTGCGATCAACTTCAAGCTCGACATGAAGAAAGTCGAAGACCCGGAAGGCGGCTCCCGCGCAGTGATTACCCTCGACGGCAAGTTCCTGCCACTGCGTCCTTTTTAA
- a CDS encoding carbonic anhydrase, which yields MKALIEGFLKFQKDAFPQRTDLFKHLATTQHPGTLFITCSDSRVVPELLTQQEPGELFVIRNAGNIVPSYSPHPGGVSATVEYAVAVLGVTDIVICGHSDCGAMTAVAKCKCMDHLPAVSGWLQHAESAKVINESRPHANEAAKVSSMVRENVIAQLANIQTHPSVRLAQEKGLLNLHGWVYDIETGSVDALDADSHRFVALAEYPDTCALQARSIEAAA from the coding sequence ATGAAAGCGCTCATCGAAGGTTTTTTGAAGTTCCAGAAAGACGCCTTTCCGCAACGGACCGACCTGTTCAAACACCTGGCCACCACCCAGCATCCGGGCACGCTGTTCATCACCTGTTCCGACAGCCGTGTCGTGCCGGAACTGCTGACCCAACAAGAACCCGGTGAACTGTTTGTGATCCGCAATGCCGGCAACATCGTGCCCTCCTACAGCCCTCACCCCGGCGGTGTGTCGGCCACGGTCGAATATGCGGTCGCGGTGCTCGGCGTCACCGACATTGTGATCTGCGGGCACTCGGATTGCGGCGCCATGACCGCCGTTGCCAAATGCAAATGCATGGACCACCTGCCCGCCGTCAGCGGCTGGTTGCAACACGCCGAGTCAGCGAAAGTCATCAACGAATCCCGCCCTCATGCCAATGAAGCGGCGAAGGTGAGCTCAATGGTTCGGGAGAATGTCATCGCGCAACTGGCCAATATCCAGACGCATCCGAGCGTGCGCCTGGCTCAGGAGAAAGGCCTGTTGAATTTGCATGGTTGGGTTTATGACATCGAGACCGGTTCGGTCGACGCCCTGGATGCCGACAGCCACCGTTTTGTGGCGCTCGCCGAGTATCCGGACACCTGCGCCCTTCAAGCACGATCCATAGAAGCAGCAGCCTGA
- the glsB gene encoding glutaminase B, with product MQALLNEILDAVRPLIGQGKVADYIPALGTVPADQLGIAVYGNDGELYCAGDAHTLFSVQSISKVFSLVQAIGHSGEAIWKRLGHEPSGQPFNSLVQLEFERGRPRNPFINAGALVICDINQSRFAAPALSMRDFVRRLSGNPQVMVDGKVAESEYQHRARNAAMAYLMQSFGNFHNDVEAVLRSYFSHCALRMSCVDLARAFCFLANDGFCKHSGEQILTARQTQQVNSIMATSGLYDEAGNFAYRVGLPGKSGVGGGIVAVVPGQFTVCVWSPELNTAGNSLAGMAALELLSQRIGWSVF from the coding sequence ATGCAAGCGCTGTTGAACGAGATCCTTGACGCAGTACGTCCCCTGATCGGCCAGGGAAAGGTGGCTGACTACATTCCCGCCCTCGGTACGGTGCCGGCCGATCAGTTGGGCATCGCGGTGTATGGCAATGACGGCGAACTGTATTGCGCCGGCGATGCCCATACGCTGTTCTCGGTGCAGAGTATTTCCAAGGTGTTCAGCCTGGTGCAGGCCATCGGACACTCCGGCGAAGCCATTTGGAAACGCCTGGGTCACGAGCCTTCCGGCCAGCCGTTCAATTCGCTGGTGCAACTGGAGTTTGAGCGCGGGCGCCCGCGCAATCCCTTCATCAATGCCGGTGCGCTGGTGATCTGCGACATCAACCAGTCACGCTTTGCCGCGCCGGCCCTGTCCATGCGCGATTTTGTCCGTCGGCTGTCCGGCAACCCGCAAGTCATGGTGGACGGCAAGGTCGCCGAGTCCGAATACCAGCATCGTGCGCGCAACGCGGCGATGGCTTATCTGATGCAGTCTTTCGGCAATTTCCACAACGACGTCGAAGCGGTACTGCGCAGTTACTTCAGCCATTGTGCCCTGCGCATGAGCTGCGTGGATCTGGCGCGGGCGTTCTGTTTTCTGGCCAATGACGGTTTCTGCAAGCACAGCGGTGAACAGATTCTAACCGCCCGCCAGACCCAGCAAGTCAACTCGATCATGGCCACCAGCGGCCTCTACGATGAAGCCGGCAATTTTGCCTATCGCGTCGGTTTGCCCGGCAAGAGCGGCGTGGGCGGGGGGATTGTCGCGGTGGTGCCGGGGCAATTCACGGTGTGCGTCTGGTCGCCGGAGTTGAACACCGCCGGCAACTCCCTCGCGGGCATGGCCGCGCTGGAGTTGCTGAGTCAGCGGATTGGCTGGTCGGTGTTCTAG
- a CDS encoding HvfA family oxazolone/thioamide-modified RiPP metallophore — protein sequence MFKLSTSSLTLGLIIAGGLALSNVASASESEAFSMKQLAHGYSQVQADSAEKPAEGKCGEGKCGAGE from the coding sequence ATGTTCAAACTCTCGACTTCTTCTTTGACCCTCGGCCTGATCATCGCTGGCGGCCTGGCCCTGTCCAACGTGGCTTCAGCCTCTGAGTCCGAGGCGTTCAGCATGAAACAACTGGCCCACGGCTACAGCCAGGTCCAGGCCGACTCGGCAGAAAAACCGGCGGAAGGTAAATGTGGCGAAGGCAAGTGCGGCGCCGGCGAGTAA
- a CDS encoding DNA topoisomerase III, translating to MRLYLCEKPSQAKDIAAVLGARRRGDGCWLGTDVTVTWCIGHLLETAPPDAYDARYKRWVLADLPIIPEKWKMTVKPRTASQYKAVKRLLGEADELVIATDADREGEMIARELVEHCRYRGPIQRLWLSALDDASIRKALAALKPGAETFSLYHSALGRSRADWLIGMNMSRLFTLLGRQSGYQGVLPVGRVQTPTLRLVVDRDRSIADFVPVAYWAIDVQLLHDGTAFTAQWRAASEVCDDQDRCLNQALAQNAAAAIGSAASARVIKLRTERMREIAPLPFDLGTLQEVCSRKLGLGAQETLDIAQALYETHKVITYPRSDCGYLPVSQHSEAPGILAALRQADPALNALNDFLQPQRRSRAWNDAKVSAHHGIIPTAAAKNLERLAGKQRAVYTLIRARYLAQFLPNHEYDRTQADFDCAGEALRAVGKQIVEPGWKRALPEALAPAKGREAPAPQTLPALAEGRDCAVADVKLKDLWTQPPKPFTEGDLIKAMKNVAKLVEDPLLKQKLKDTTGIGTEATRASIIQGLLDRGYLIKNSKALAATPAAFSLIDAVPRAIADPGTTAIWEQALDMVQSGEMSLEEFVTKQAAWMSKQVARCAGLSLTISGPASPAGGGATPWKNKRKPAKRKPLTGTKRAAKPASKA from the coding sequence ATGCGGCTGTACCTCTGTGAAAAACCTTCCCAGGCCAAAGACATTGCGGCCGTCCTCGGCGCCAGGCGTCGTGGCGACGGCTGCTGGCTGGGAACGGACGTCACGGTGACCTGGTGCATCGGCCATCTGCTGGAAACCGCGCCGCCGGACGCCTATGACGCGCGTTACAAGCGCTGGGTGCTGGCGGATCTGCCGATCATTCCAGAGAAGTGGAAGATGACCGTCAAACCGCGTACGGCCAGCCAGTACAAAGCGGTCAAGCGGCTGCTCGGCGAGGCCGATGAATTGGTGATCGCCACCGACGCCGACCGTGAAGGCGAGATGATCGCCCGGGAACTGGTCGAGCATTGCCGTTATCGCGGACCGATCCAGCGGCTATGGCTGTCGGCCCTGGACGATGCGTCGATCCGCAAGGCGTTGGCAGCCCTGAAACCGGGGGCCGAGACCTTTAGCCTTTACCATTCGGCACTCGGGCGCTCGCGGGCCGACTGGTTGATCGGGATGAACATGAGTCGGCTGTTCACACTGCTGGGGCGTCAGTCCGGTTATCAGGGCGTTTTGCCGGTCGGTCGGGTGCAAACGCCGACCCTGCGCCTGGTGGTGGATCGCGACCGCAGCATCGCCGATTTCGTGCCGGTCGCCTATTGGGCCATCGATGTGCAACTGCTGCATGACGGCACCGCGTTCACCGCCCAGTGGCGTGCGGCCTCCGAGGTTTGCGACGATCAGGATCGCTGCCTGAATCAGGCGTTGGCGCAAAATGCAGCGGCAGCAATTGGCAGTGCGGCGAGTGCCCGGGTGATCAAACTGCGCACCGAGCGGATGCGCGAAATCGCCCCCCTGCCCTTCGATCTGGGCACCTTGCAGGAAGTCTGTTCGAGGAAGCTCGGGCTCGGCGCCCAGGAAACCCTCGACATCGCCCAGGCCCTGTACGAAACCCACAAGGTCATCACCTATCCACGTAGCGACTGCGGTTACCTGCCCGTGAGTCAGCACAGCGAAGCACCGGGCATTCTGGCCGCGCTGAGGCAGGCTGATCCGGCACTGAACGCCTTGAACGATTTCCTGCAGCCTCAGCGCCGCTCACGGGCCTGGAACGACGCCAAGGTCAGCGCTCACCACGGCATCATCCCCACCGCTGCGGCGAAAAACCTCGAGCGGCTGGCGGGCAAGCAGCGGGCGGTCTACACCCTGATCCGCGCGCGTTATCTGGCGCAGTTTCTGCCCAACCATGAATACGACCGGACCCAGGCCGACTTCGACTGCGCCGGTGAAGCCTTGCGTGCCGTCGGCAAGCAGATCGTCGAACCCGGCTGGAAGCGCGCACTGCCCGAAGCCCTCGCCCCGGCCAAGGGCCGCGAAGCACCTGCGCCACAAACGCTGCCGGCATTGGCCGAAGGACGTGACTGCGCGGTGGCCGACGTAAAGCTCAAGGACCTCTGGACGCAACCGCCCAAACCGTTCACCGAAGGCGATCTGATCAAGGCGATGAAGAACGTCGCCAAACTGGTGGAAGATCCCCTGCTCAAGCAGAAACTCAAGGACACCACCGGCATTGGCACTGAAGCGACCCGCGCCTCGATCATCCAGGGCCTGCTCGACCGTGGTTATCTGATCAAGAACAGCAAGGCCCTGGCCGCCACCCCGGCTGCGTTCAGCCTGATCGACGCGGTGCCGCGTGCCATCGCCGACCCCGGGACCACAGCGATTTGGGAGCAGGCGCTGGACATGGTGCAGAGCGGCGAGATGAGCCTGGAAGAATTCGTCACCAAGCAGGCCGCGTGGATGAGCAAACAGGTCGCCCGATGCGCCGGCCTGAGCCTGACCATCAGCGGACCGGCAAGCCCCGCAGGGGGCGGTGCCACACCGTGGAAAAACAAACGCAAGCCAGCCAAACGAAAGCCCTTGACGGGCACCAAACGCGCGGCAAAACCGGCGAGCAAGGCTTGA
- a CDS encoding glutathione S-transferase family protein, producing MIIVHHLNNSRSQRILWLLEELAIPYELKRYQRDPKTNLAPPELKAINALGKSPVIEDGAQKLIESAAIIDYLIRRHGDGHLQPDPSTPAYDEYVQWLHFAEGSAMLPLMLNLYVGRLGEAGTPLHPRINSEVANYLGYLDTALSQSDYLLGDEFSAADIQMSFIGEIARAQGKLGNYPHIAVWIERFQARPAYQAALKKGGKYDFAPTE from the coding sequence ATGATTATCGTGCATCACCTGAACAACTCCCGTTCCCAGCGGATTCTCTGGTTGCTGGAAGAACTGGCCATCCCTTACGAGCTGAAACGCTATCAGCGCGACCCGAAGACCAACCTGGCACCGCCCGAATTGAAAGCGATCAATGCCCTGGGTAAATCACCGGTCATCGAAGACGGCGCGCAGAAGCTGATCGAGTCCGCCGCGATCATCGACTACCTGATCCGCCGTCATGGCGACGGTCACCTGCAACCCGATCCGTCCACCCCCGCCTATGACGAATACGTGCAGTGGCTGCATTTCGCCGAAGGCTCGGCGATGTTGCCGCTGATGTTGAACCTGTACGTGGGACGCCTCGGTGAAGCCGGCACGCCGTTGCATCCGCGGATCAATTCGGAGGTGGCCAACTACCTGGGTTACCTCGACACGGCTCTGAGCCAATCCGATTACCTGCTGGGCGATGAGTTCAGCGCCGCCGACATCCAGATGAGTTTTATCGGTGAGATCGCCAGAGCCCAAGGCAAGCTCGGCAACTATCCTCATATAGCGGTCTGGATTGAACGCTTTCAGGCTCGCCCGGCCTATCAAGCCGCACTGAAAAAAGGCGGGAAATACGATTTCGCCCCCACTGAGTGA
- a CDS encoding HvfX family Cu-binding RiPP maturation protein: MSTSLSSAVKGLHLNLDRAGSWIAPLTLRVFLAWEFFESGLEKFNGENWFADIQDSFPFPFNHVPATLNWDLSMWAELICALAILVGLGTRISAIILIVVTVVATAAVHWPADWSTLSELAQGYAISNKGHGNFKLPLIYLAAFMPLLLSGAGKLSLDALLARVFWRRDNR, encoded by the coding sequence ATGTCCACCTCACTCTCTTCGGCTGTGAAAGGCCTGCACCTGAACCTCGACCGTGCCGGTAGCTGGATTGCGCCGCTGACCCTGCGGGTGTTCCTTGCCTGGGAGTTCTTCGAATCAGGCCTGGAAAAATTCAATGGCGAAAACTGGTTTGCCGATATTCAGGACAGCTTCCCGTTCCCCTTCAACCACGTGCCGGCCACGCTGAACTGGGACCTGTCGATGTGGGCCGAACTGATCTGCGCCCTGGCCATACTGGTCGGCCTGGGAACGCGGATCTCGGCAATCATTTTGATCGTGGTCACGGTCGTCGCGACCGCCGCCGTTCACTGGCCGGCCGATTGGTCTACATTGAGTGAGCTTGCCCAGGGTTACGCCATCAGCAACAAGGGTCACGGCAACTTCAAACTGCCGCTGATCTACCTCGCGGCCTTTATGCCGCTGTTGCTCTCGGGTGCCGGCAAGCTCAGCCTCGATGCGCTGCTGGCTCGAGTCTTCTGGCGCCGCGATAACCGCTGA
- the cynR gene encoding transcriptional regulator CynR, with protein MLLRHLRYLLAVADHGGFTRAAEALHVSQPTLSQQIRQLEETLGVSLFDRTSRTVKPTDAGEAYIECARRVLVELEAGKRALHDVKDLSRGTLRLAMTPTFMAYLVGPLVRDYVARYPNIHLQIFELSMDDIEAGLVDDSLDIAIAFTQVRNADIESIPAFTETLGVMVGRDHPLYESQVALSAQEVAQLEFALLAPDFVTRTRIDEYFAQEQITPKVVIEVNSVSTLLEVIRHTAIATILPEPIATEDRALSKIPLLGEAPKRGAALLRRKNNYHSAASKAFMELVLGAAAGESTASVFY; from the coding sequence ATGTTGCTCCGACATTTGCGCTATTTGCTGGCGGTTGCCGACCACGGCGGTTTCACCCGCGCCGCCGAGGCGCTTCACGTTTCGCAGCCGACCCTGTCCCAACAGATCCGGCAACTGGAAGAAACCCTGGGTGTCAGTCTGTTCGACCGAACCTCGCGCACGGTGAAACCCACCGATGCGGGAGAGGCCTACATCGAGTGTGCTCGTCGGGTGCTGGTGGAACTGGAGGCAGGCAAACGTGCGCTGCATGACGTGAAGGATTTATCCCGCGGCACCTTGCGACTGGCCATGACCCCAACGTTCATGGCGTACCTGGTGGGGCCGCTGGTGCGCGACTACGTGGCGCGGTATCCGAACATCCATCTACAGATTTTCGAGCTGTCGATGGATGACATCGAGGCCGGTCTGGTGGATGACTCACTGGATATCGCCATCGCGTTTACCCAGGTCAGAAATGCCGACATCGAGTCGATCCCGGCGTTTACCGAGACGTTGGGCGTCATGGTGGGGCGCGATCACCCGTTATACGAAAGCCAGGTCGCGTTGTCCGCGCAAGAGGTCGCGCAACTGGAATTTGCGCTGCTGGCCCCCGACTTCGTTACCCGTACCCGCATTGATGAGTACTTTGCTCAGGAGCAGATCACGCCGAAGGTGGTGATCGAGGTCAACTCGGTGAGCACCTTGCTGGAAGTCATTCGGCACACGGCCATCGCCACCATCCTTCCGGAGCCCATTGCCACCGAAGACCGGGCGTTGAGCAAAATCCCGTTGTTGGGGGAGGCGCCCAAACGAGGGGCCGCGCTGCTCCGACGCAAAAACAACTATCACAGTGCCGCGTCGAAGGCTTTTATGGAACTGGTGTTGGGTGCGGCTGCAGGTGAGTCGACGGCATCAGTCTTCTATTAA
- a CDS encoding DUF427 domain-containing protein → MKSTGPSPVITIAEQPGCLLVKFHGIQVAASARALVLLEANYPPVYYVPREDIDEKYFARTDHTSYCPYKGDASYFSLQVPGHEGANAVWSYEDPKVSVDQIRGYMAFYPDQVTFEVLKDVE, encoded by the coding sequence ATGAAAAGCACCGGTCCTAGTCCTGTCATCACCATTGCAGAGCAGCCAGGCTGCCTGCTTGTGAAGTTTCACGGTATTCAGGTGGCCGCTTCCGCACGGGCGCTGGTGTTGCTCGAGGCCAACTATCCTCCGGTGTATTACGTACCGCGGGAGGACATCGATGAAAAATACTTTGCCCGCACCGATCACACGAGTTATTGCCCCTACAAGGGCGATGCCAGCTATTTCAGTCTGCAAGTCCCGGGACATGAGGGCGCTAACGCGGTGTGGAGCTATGAAGACCCCAAAGTGTCGGTCGATCAGATTCGCGGCTACATGGCGTTCTATCCCGATCAAGTTACGTTTGAGGTGCTCAAAGACGTTGAGTGA
- the lldD gene encoding FMN-dependent L-lactate dehydrogenase LldD → MIISSASDYREAARRKLPRFLFDYIDGGAYAEHTLRANSADLTGISLRQRILKNVETLSLETTLFDQPLSMPIILAPVGLTGMFARRGEVQAVKAAENKGIPLCLSTVSVCSIEEVSAQSQQSIWFQLYVLKDRGFMKNALERAKAAGVKNLVFTVDMPTPGARYRDAHSGMSGPFASSRRMLQAMTKPDWAFNVGVMGRPHDLGNISKYLGKAVTLEDYMGWLANNFDPSISWSDLEWIREFWKGPMIIKGILDPQDARDAVSFGADGIVVSNHGGRQLDGVLSTTRALPPIMQAIGNDLTVLVDSGIRSGLDVVRMLALGAKGVLLGRSMAYALAADGQHGVENMLDIFSKEMRVAMTLTGVTSIGQIDESTLVDAVR, encoded by the coding sequence ATGATCATTTCATCCGCATCTGACTATCGCGAGGCAGCACGCCGCAAACTCCCGCGTTTTTTGTTTGATTACATTGATGGCGGGGCCTATGCAGAGCACACGCTGAGGGCCAATAGCGCTGATCTGACCGGCATCAGCCTGCGTCAGCGCATTCTGAAAAACGTCGAAACCCTGAGCCTTGAAACCACCCTCTTCGATCAACCACTTTCAATGCCGATCATATTGGCGCCGGTAGGGCTGACGGGAATGTTCGCCCGTCGTGGTGAAGTGCAGGCTGTAAAAGCGGCGGAAAATAAAGGCATCCCACTGTGCCTATCAACGGTTTCGGTGTGCTCGATCGAGGAAGTCTCGGCGCAAAGCCAGCAGTCCATCTGGTTTCAGCTGTATGTGTTGAAGGACAGAGGCTTCATGAAAAATGCACTGGAACGGGCGAAGGCCGCCGGTGTGAAAAACCTGGTGTTTACCGTTGACATGCCCACGCCCGGCGCCCGATACAGGGACGCCCACTCGGGCATGTCAGGCCCTTTTGCATCATCGCGGCGAATGCTTCAGGCCATGACTAAACCCGACTGGGCATTCAACGTCGGCGTCATGGGGCGTCCACACGACCTGGGCAATATCTCGAAGTACCTTGGCAAAGCCGTCACGCTCGAAGACTACATGGGTTGGTTGGCCAACAACTTCGACCCTTCGATCAGCTGGAGTGACCTGGAGTGGATTCGTGAGTTCTGGAAGGGCCCGATGATCATCAAAGGCATTCTCGATCCTCAGGATGCCAGAGACGCGGTCAGCTTTGGCGCGGATGGCATTGTCGTGTCGAACCACGGCGGGAGACAGCTGGACGGCGTGCTCTCCACCACCCGGGCGTTGCCGCCCATCATGCAAGCCATCGGTAATGATCTGACGGTGCTGGTCGACTCGGGAATCCGCTCGGGGCTTGACGTTGTACGGATGTTGGCACTGGGCGCAAAAGGCGTATTGCTGGGGCGCTCCATGGCCTATGCACTGGCCGCCGATGGTCAACACGGGGTGGAGAATATGCTGGATATCTTCTCCAAGGAAATGCGCGTCGCCATGACCTTGACCGGGGTGACCTCGATTGGCCAGATTGATGAATCCACGCTGGTGGATGCTGTTCGATGA
- a CDS encoding BON domain-containing protein encodes MKLHSFQQYSHDLERGVHDTWITARVKSALAMAEPSLGLQIHVKTHGGTVALSGRVNTHKQCEQAVALARSVQGVVEVDAKDLLTHVFTPGSIPEPPNAEEAPENRPQSSTKIDDK; translated from the coding sequence ATGAAACTTCATTCCTTTCAACAATACTCTCATGATCTGGAAAGGGGCGTTCACGACACGTGGATTACCGCGAGGGTGAAGTCAGCCCTGGCAATGGCTGAACCCAGCCTTGGCCTGCAAATCCATGTCAAAACCCACGGGGGCACGGTGGCATTGAGCGGTCGCGTCAACACCCATAAACAGTGTGAGCAGGCTGTTGCTCTGGCCCGTTCGGTTCAGGGGGTCGTCGAAGTCGATGCCAAAGACTTGCTGACTCACGTGTTCACGCCAGGCAGCATTCCAGAACCACCCAACGCTGAAGAGGCCCCTGAGAATCGGCCACAATCGTCAACAAAGATCGACGATAAATAA